In Bombus huntii isolate Logan2020A chromosome 9, iyBomHunt1.1, whole genome shotgun sequence, a single window of DNA contains:
- the LOC126869219 gene encoding maternal protein tudor isoform X3, with amino-acid sequence MHASVQEALVFKSRILDVSSKHDVYVSFVEDGPYKFSVQLQSTTQVLRVLMRDINSHPLEPLQEPPLPGSVCLGRYTRDKVLCRAVVMSVMENKCKLYYVDFGHTEVLPYTDIFKLPPHFINPRVLSIRFTLSGVHELNVTGTMKEYFKQVLAGKLLVLHVCPPEGPPLVQYGDLYDNGKNIKDILREAFPPPVMLKSINCFTYQTPKSLSVEDVVNVYVSFVESYKKFFVRLEDYVPSLELIMNDLADFCTTAPTLTLAELKIGLPCAALYDNQWYRAQILDINGEKLRVLYVDYGNEETVTLRSLRSIRANLVKTLPAQAIKCTLHGHRVIQPTQETHDRFESYTLEKRFHIKVIDITSNGLVVDLYEKEHNMNILSELFHIVPVEHVRNQYSFKLILKSVENEDVNKWFKKNQSISLHQTHNSSSDQEMNKFKIFKNESSSHFHHNDSQNERFNRDESSNNRSTKDKWSNRHDGNDSSKIGKGTRGNRNRASDTSFKGNTKYGKSSTNRSSYSRRGGISERMQSNKFSDRNNDGNYRSGKTNSDYHDSNRSKERKGQGYRLVQNKLNVANYTCNENLQNSMKHKNNFYIPHHTITTGIIKPSEVVVINSLCDFFVQLNSDYIALETMMENMASVYENGGRLLLECNMFCDAYCVVQYSKDRKWYRAVIKSIREDDVTVQFVDYGNIETIEYGKIKTIQKEFLELPKQAIHCKLFGVKDDNIDSKKIEAFENLVINKTVEAEFISEENGMYSVLLKRMTDNGQTEIFINREFCEDIELTKENITEWSTIPYTPGTEKDVIITWFTNPNNFYCQILDNENEFKFMMNEIQRIYVTKKPISYTLQVGSPVVAIFSDDGAFYRAEIIELNKLNGHLIQYIDFGNSAIVDPQNIYPVEKELMRLPKQAVQCSLLNVAPLDGSNWSEANTKEIDNCFNVDNCTCVFHDKKDNKYLISLINNGDDVAKMLAKLNLASLSNSDTKTDVDVTVSDNNTSKPIIKSNIKRVDINLLNGQALRVKVSSVQNMSEFYVQLPSATECEDIINTYMADKNPEVMQRLSTHEICPGTGCLVDSNGVWRRAVISSRSQSTGFNVKFIDTGEYHEILSDSVLALPGELSVMQYQSIECSLVRNTISETNTKFKETIEGKEVIIKVEEIDNNRLIVKLFDLNGYKINIPERSDEKILPICPLPILSSTQKVIAIYIEHSGSIWLKFTENHPMEENLLHTLNKYYPISGKLWKPEYGRLCAVRSSNGQWYRARVIGISEKRGIYINYIDFGNSAFMPHNRVMMLDSRFYTPHQLAINVSLSVIIKGTVFEQSNILEHHLRGKGLTCVFHNVNKRWVVELLYNGEKFSSKFRSLNLISEKKIYGPTEATIYNMTEGCKYKVSVSYADSPSQFWLRREDDYSDLHSKHTQLQQDALTFPEIDGILEEGSLCIVSNNINGYWYRAQVLDADEDITTVRLIDLGSTDIINNKSGKIRQLPDEWKEIKGYAVKCRLDVIPAEAEDWNSAICKRFESLVKVESVEAMVIANSVPKRVDLLVNGKSVSEMLVENHYAVKIHTEEELIDEIVDLELDPYSAFVSHINSPNEFWVQEEKSIGDLEIMADRFIVAHLFSKVDEIKENLLCVAKYPDDECWYRARVVSHSDSVTEVIYIDYGNSATSTEIRALPVDLVDVPPLSRKCRLIMPEGITKWSEKACKEFVRLSGEGAAIFLLDVIDEGETSLVKLTLNGKNVTDILAKFCEPPIIEKRLSPLGEANSSNVFVSCINSPNEFWIQAESNTTDLNIMLERLQAAPSFLPLSIFDIDTICAAKYLENGQWRRAKILSHSEEGTAVLCIDYGNIMITNETRTLPADIINVPPLSKCCALKKPNSINSWPLDACTIFEELAAGGKTMFQCEILDDTSNLLSVKLSFDGKNITDILVPFVENISEDAAIKGVNETNKGEDVDINRLPEGSESKNQEIEENIDNLCLNTDYVVELTVDEIVQNMEMDKPREDEDTFNDHNNSIVTNKIDKITENLEHLKAQAEIETSSDKNEMQDIKIHGGVETVSEEVLSSTIQNVTLSTISDSSDTKSGLEDVRKEQDNVIISESQICNTEMEISEPNINIQCSENVKDGNTSNLKEFVRKQSVETLGETTGKDTSISVLKEETNILSIDETKKSSNKDCYTRDTDEVNVKVSKSYCDVSSRRYA; translated from the exons ATGCACGCCTCTGTTCAAGAAGCTCTTGTATTTAAATCTCGCATTTTGGATGTGTCATCAAAGCATGATGTATATGTTTCATTTGTAGAAGATGGTCCATATAAGTTTTCTGTGCAACTTCAAAGTACCACTCAGGTATTGCGCGTACTCATGAGAGATATTAACAGTCATCCTCTAGAGCCATTACAAGAACCTCCATTACCTGGATCAGTATGTCTAGGTCGTTATACGCGAGATAAGGTGTTATGCAGAGCTGTTGTAATGTCTGTTATGGAAAATAAGTGTAAACTTTACTATGTCGATTTTGGTCACACGGAAGTGTTACCATACACAGATATTTTCAAGTTACCACCTCACTTTATTAATCCTAGAGTGCTCTCTATTCGGTTCACATTAAGCGGTGTACACGAATTAAATGTTACAGGTACaatgaaagaatattttaaacaagTACTAGCAGGAAAACTCCTTGTTTTGCATGTCTGCCCACCAGAGGGACCACCTTTAGTACAATATGGAGACTTATATGATAATGGAAAAAACATAAAAGACATTCTTAGAGAAGCATTTCCACCTCCAGTTATGCTGAAATCTATAAATTGTTTTACGTACCAAACACCAAAATCATTATCAGTAGAAGACGTAGTAAATGTCTATGTTTCGTTTGTGGAATcttataagaaattttttgTACGACTCGAGGATTATGTACCATCTCTTGAATTAATAATGAATGATTTAGCAGATTTTTGTACAACTGCACCTACTTTAACTCTTGCAGAATTAAAGATTGGTCTTCCTTGTGCTGCTTTATATGATAATCAATGGTATAGAGCACAGATTCTGGACATAAATGGAGAAAAACTAAGAGTCTTATATGTAGATTATGGTAACGAAGAAACTGTAACTTTAAGGTCTCTTCGTTCAATTCGTGCCAACTTAGTCAAAACATTGCCAGCACAAGCTATAAAATGTACTTTGCATGGTCATCGAGTGATTCAACCTACTCAAGAAACTCACGATCGGTTTGAGTCGTACACTTTAGAGAAACGCTTCCATATAAAAGTTATAGATATAACTTCTAATGGTCTAGTGGTAGATTTGTATGAAAAAGAGCACAACATGAATATTCTTTCTGAATTGTTTCATATAGTTCCAGTTGAACATGTAAGAAATCAGTACTCTTTTAAACTGATTTTGAAAAGTGTTGAAAATGAGGATGTAAATAAATGGTTTAAAAAGAATCAATCAATATCACTGCATCAAACACATAACAGTAGTAGTGATCAAGAAATGAATaagtttaaaatttttaaaaatgaatcaAGTAGTCATTTTCATCATAATGATTCacaaaatgaaagatttaacaGAGATGAGTCTTCTAATAATCGTAGTACAAAAGATAAATGGAGCAATAGACATGATGGTAATGATTCGTCTAAAATCGGGAAAGGTACCAGAGGTAATAGAAATAGAGCTTCAGATACATCATTTAAGGGCAATACCAAATATGGGAAAAGTAGTACTAATCGTAGTAGTTATTCTAGACGTGGAGGCATTTCTGAAAGAATGCAAAGTAACAAATTCAGTGATAGAAATAACGATGGAAATTATAGAAGTGGGAAGACAAATAGTGATTATCATGATAGTAATAGatctaaagaaagaaaaggacaaGGATATAGGCTTGTACAAAATAAGTTAAACGTCGCTAATTATAcctgtaatgaaaatttacaaaattctatgaaacataaaaataatttttatattccacATCATACTATAACTACTGGAATTATAAAACCTTCTGAAGTAGTTGTTATAAATAGTCTCTGTGACTTTTTTGTACAATTAAATTCTGATTATATTGCTTTAGAGACTATGATGGAAAATATGGCATCAGTATATGAAAATGGAGGAAGGTTACTACTAGAATGTAACATGTTTTGTGACGCATATTGCGTTGTTCAGTATTCAAAAGACCGAAAATGGTATAGAGCTGTAATCAAATCCATTAGAGAAGATGATGTAACTGTACAATTCGTAGATTATGGCAATATAGAAACAATTGAATATGGTAAAATTAAAACTATACAAAAGGAATTTTTGGAACTCCCAAAACAAGCTATACATTGTAAACTATTTGGTGTAAAGGATGATAATATTGATTCAAAGAAAATAGAAGCTTTTGAGAATTTAGTTATTAATAAAACAGTAGAAGCAGAATTTATAAGTGAAGAAAATGGTATGTACAGTGTCTTACTGAAAAGAATGACTGATAATGGGCAAACAGAGATTTTCATAAATAGAGAATTTTGTGAGGATATCGAACtaacaaaagaaaacataACTGAATGGAGTACAATTCCATATACACCTGGAACTGAAAAAGACGTGATTATTACATGGTTTACAAATcccaataatttttattgtcaAATACTAGATAACGAAAACGAATTTAAGTTTATGATGAATGAAATTCAGAGGATATATGTTACTAAAAAGCCAATTTCATATACGTTACAG GTTGGATCTCCAGTAGTAGCAATATTCTCTGACGATGGAGCTTTTTATCGTGCAGAAATcattgaattaaataaattaaatggTCATCTTATTCAGTACATAGATTTTGGAAATAGTGCTATAGTTGATCCTCAGAACATTTATCCAGTAGAAAAGGAATTAATGCGTCTTCCTAAACAAGCTGTCCAATGTTCGTTGCTAAATGTTGCTCCACTAGATGGTTCTAATTGGTCTGAAGcaaatacaaaagaaattgATAATTGCTTTAATGTTGACAACTGCACGTGTGTTTTTCAcgataaaaaagataataaatatttaatatcgttaattaataacgGAGACGATGTAGCTAAGATGTTAGCTAAACTAAATCTTGCATCACTATCCAATTCAGATACTAAAACAGATGTTGATGTTACAG TTTCAGATAATAATACTTCAAAACCAATAATTAAATCTAACATAAAAAGAGTGGATATAAATCTCTTAAATGGTCAAGCACTTCGAGTAAAAGTTTCAAGTGTTCAAAATATGTCAGAATTCTATGTACAATTACCTTCAGCTACTGAATGTGaagatataattaatacatacatgGCTGACAAAAATCCTGAG GTGATGCAACGATTATCAACCCATGAGATATGCCCAGGCACAGGTTGTTTGGTTGATTCAAATGGAGTTTGGAGACGGGCGGTAATCAGTAGCCGTTCACAATCCACAGGctttaatgtaaaattcatTGATACTGGAGAATACCATGAAATTCTGTCAGATAGT GTGTTAGCTTTACCAGGAGAACTTTCTGTAATGCAGTATCAATCAATTGAATGTTCCCTTGTAAGAAATACTATTTCTGAGACAAATACTAAATTCAAAGAAACTATTGAGGGAAAAGAAGTAATTATAAAAGTGGAAGAAATTGACAATAATAG acttatcgtaaaattatttgaCCTAAAtggttataaaataaatattcccgAAAGGtcagatgaaaaaatattaccaATATGTCCATTGCCTATTCTTAGTTCTACTCAAAAAGTAATAGCGATATATATAGAACACTCTGGTAGTATCTGGCTAAAATTTACGGAAAACCACCCAATGGAGGAAAATTTACTTCATACACTCAATAAGTATTATCCTATTTCCGGAAAATTATGGAAACCAGAGTATGGTCGTTTATGCGCTGTTAGAAGCAGTAATGGTCAGTGGTATCGAGCTAGGGTTATAGGTATTTCTGAGAAGAGgggaatttatataaattacattgaTTTTGGCAATTCTGCCTTTATGCCCCATAATAGAGTAATGATGTTAGATTCACGGTTTTATACACCACACCAGCTCGCTATTAATGTCTCACTATCAGTAATAATTAAGGGTACAGTATTTGAACAATCAAATATATTAGAACATCATTTAAGAGGGAAAGGTCTTACCTGCGTTTTTCATAATGTTAACAAAAGATGGGTAGTAGAATTGCTATATAATGGAGAAAAGTTCAGTAGCAAATTCCGTTCTCTTAATTTAATATCAGAAAAGAAGATATATGGACCGACAGAAGctacaatttataatatgaCAGAGGGTTGTAAATATAAAGTCTCTGTAAGTTATGCAGATTCACCTAGTCAGTTCTGGCTTCGCCGTGAAGATGATTACTCAGACTTGCATAGTAAACATACGCAACTTCAACAGGATGCACTTACATTTCCAGAAATAGATGGAATATTAGAAGAAGGAAGTCTATGCATTGTTTCGAACAATATAAATGGTTACTGGTATAGGGCACAGGTACTCGATGCCGATGAAGATATCACCACTGTTCGACTTATCGATCTTGGATCTACAGATATCATCAATAATAAATCTGGAAAGATTCGACAGTTGCCAGATGAGTGGAAAGAAATAAAGGGATATGCAGTTAAATGCAGATTAGATGTTATTCCTGCAGAAGCAGAAGATTGGAATTCTGCAATTTGTAAAAGATTCGAAAGTTTAGTAAAAGTTGAGTCTGTGGAAGCCATGGTAATAGCAAATAGTGTTCCAAAACGAGTAGACTTGTTAGTAAATGGTAAAAGTGTCAGTGAAATGTTAGTCGAAAATCATTATGCTGTAAAGATTCATACAGAAGAAGAATTAATAGATGAAATAGTTGACCTTGAATTGGATCCCTATTCTGCTTTTGTATCTCACATTAACTCTCCAAATGAGTTTTGGGTTCAAGAAGAAAAATCTATTGGTGATTTAGAAATTATGGCTGATAGATTTATTGTAGCACATTTGTTTTCCAAAGTGgatgaaattaaagaaaatttattgtgTGTTGCTAAATATCCTGATGATGAATGTTGGTATAGGGCACGTGTTGTATCACACAGTGATAGTGTTACAGaagttatatatatagattatgGAAATTCAGCTACCTCAACCGAAATACGTGCTCTACCGGTAGATCTTGTAGATGTACCTCCTCTATCAAGAAAATGTCGTTTAATTATGCCAGAAGGGATTACGAAATGGTCAGAAAAAGCTTGTAAGGAATTTGTAAGATTATCAGGTGAAGGAGCAGCTATATTTTTGTTAGACGTAATTGATGAAGGTGAAACATCATTGGTAAAATTAACACTAAATGGTAAAAATGTAACAGATATACTTGCAAAATTCTGTGAACCACCGATCATAGAGAAACGATTATCTCCCTTGGGTGAAGCAAATTCATCAAATGTATTTGTTAGTTGCATCAATTCGCCTAATGAATTCTGGATTCAAGCAGAAAGCAACACTacagatttaaatataatgttaGAGAGATTACAAGCAGCACCTAGTTTCCTTCCATTAAGTATATTTGACATTGATACTATTTGTGCTGCAAAGTATTTAGAAAATGGTCAATGGCGCAGGGCAAAAATTCTTTCACATTCTGAAGAAGGTACTGCAGTTCTGTGTATAGATTATGGCAACATAATGATTACAAACGAAACACGAACGTTACCAGCAGACATTATAAATGTCCCTCCTTTATCGAAATGTTGTGCTCTGAAAAAACCAAACAGTATAAATTCTTGGCCTTTAGATGCTTGCACAATATTTGAAGAACTTGCTGCAGGTGGAAAAACAATGTTTCAGTGTGAGATTCTTGATGATACCAGTAATCTTCTCTCTGTTAAATTAAGTTTTGATGGGAAAAATATTACTGATATTTTAGTACCATTTGTGGAAAATATATCTGAAGATGCTGCAATAAAAGGAGTGAATGAAACAAACAAGGGAGAAGACGTAGATATAAACAGATTACCAGAAGGTAGTGAAAGTAAAAATcaagaaatagaagaaaacaTAGATAATTTATGTTTGAATACTGACTATGTTGTAGAACTTACTGTAGATGAAATAGTCCAAAATATGGAAATGGATAAACCAAGAGAAGATGAAGATACATTTAATGACCATAACAATAGTATTGTTACAAACAAAATTGACaaaataacagaaaatttAGAACATTTAAAGGCACAAGCTGAAATAGAGACATCTagtgataaaaatgaaatgcaAGACATTAAAATACATGGTGGAGTAGAAACTGTGAGTGAAGAAGTTTTATCAAGTACAATACAGAACGTAACATTGAGTACAATTTCAGACTCATCAGATACTAAAAGTGGCTTAGAAGATGTTAGAAAAGAACAagataatgtaataatatcaGAATCACAAATATGTAATACTGAAATGGAAATAAGTGAACCAAATATAAACATTCAGTGTTCTGAGAATGTTAAAGATGGAAATACATCCAACTTAAAAGAATTTGTGAGGAAACAATCTGTAGAAACACTAGGGGAAACTACAGGGAAAGATACTTCCATAAGTgttttaaaagaagaaactaacatCTTGAGTATtgatgaaacaaaaaaatcTAGTAACAAAGACTGTTATACACGAGACACTGATGAAGTAAATGTTAAGGTCTCTAAAAGTTACTGTGATGTAAGCAGTAGGCGTTATGCATAG